One genomic segment of Sander lucioperca isolate FBNREF2018 chromosome 10, SLUC_FBN_1.2, whole genome shotgun sequence includes these proteins:
- the LOC118496115 gene encoding uncharacterized protein LOC118496115 gives MSGVDLSNFDTEKKCSGRVTWPFFIITVGVLTAALMCALLFAIRAQRTGCHNPSKSPCPGDTSTAVMSRGLSSETENKVSLTTEEDIYVNTNMMRMSNMPFTHRGHQQVASTSSEKKNKEGSDVIYSSVIWKSKKKKKKGEGSGGRNPSGSSYLEEERCKEGGTCRNYVSDALEMGSQYDRVGTGKDAKKVVYSEYAQVHFRDA, from the exons AATGTTCAGGTCGAGTTACGTGGCCATTCTTCATCATCACAGTTGGTGTTCTAACAGCAGCACTAATGTGTGCTCTACTGTTTGCTATCAG GGCTCAGAGGACTGGCTGCCATAACCCATCAAAGAGTCCGTGCCCTGGTGACACCAGCACAGCTGTGATGAGTCGAGGCTTGAGTAGTGAAACGGAAAATAAG gtaTCTCTCACAACAGAGGAGGATATCTATGTCAACACCAATATGATGAGAATGTCAAATATGCCATTTACTCATCGAGGACATCAACAGGTTGCCAGTACAAGCTCAGAGAAGAAGAATAAAGAAGGCAGTGATGTGATTTACTCCAGTGTGATTTGGAAgagcaagaagaagaagaagaagggagAAGGCTCTGGGGGCAGGAACCCATCTGGTAGCTCCTAcctggaggaagagaggtgCAAAGAGGGAGGCACGTGCAGAAATTATGTGAGCGATGCACTGGAGATGGGGAGTCAGTATGACAGGGTTGGGACTGGAAAAGATGCAAAGAAGGTGGTGTATAGTGAATATGCCCAGGTTCATTTTAGAGATGCCTAA